The following are encoded in a window of Flavobacterium cupriresistens genomic DNA:
- a CDS encoding ion channel, with product MVLLKKINNKAKTDQNSGFGTNANSYGGRFVNKNGTANIEKRGMHLLRRISWYHTMIDMPNWRFLSILFSFYIAINFVFAVLYYAIGIEHLDGITTSGGLLDQFGQAYFFSAQTFTTVGYGHISPTGFLTSALSAAEALIGLLSFAIATGLFFGRFSKPTAFLKFSHNALISPYGQNKALMIRLVPFKNTNFTDATAKVTLGMSIEEDGKMTNKFYSLALELSHINALSLSWTLVHPITEDSPLYNFTEDDFKKIHGEILVFITTFDDMFSNTVAASTSYTFDEVVYGAKFETMYDRSDDGSKTILHLDKLNRFDPVNLA from the coding sequence ATGGTACTTCTTAAAAAAATAAACAACAAAGCTAAAACAGATCAAAACTCCGGTTTTGGAACCAATGCAAACAGTTATGGCGGAAGATTCGTAAACAAAAACGGAACTGCCAATATAGAAAAAAGAGGCATGCATTTATTGCGTCGCATCAGCTGGTACCATACCATGATCGACATGCCTAACTGGAGATTCCTGTCTATTTTGTTTAGTTTTTATATCGCAATCAATTTTGTTTTTGCCGTTCTTTATTACGCAATCGGCATAGAACACCTGGACGGAATTACAACATCTGGTGGTCTTTTGGACCAATTTGGGCAAGCTTATTTTTTTAGTGCGCAAACCTTTACCACTGTAGGTTATGGGCATATTAGTCCAACCGGTTTTCTAACAAGTGCCTTATCTGCAGCAGAAGCTTTAATTGGACTACTGAGTTTTGCGATTGCAACGGGTTTATTCTTTGGAAGATTCAGTAAACCGACCGCTTTTTTAAAATTTTCACATAATGCACTAATTTCACCTTACGGACAAAACAAAGCTTTAATGATCCGTCTCGTTCCTTTTAAAAATACCAATTTCACAGACGCAACAGCAAAAGTTACCTTAGGAATGAGCATTGAAGAAGATGGCAAAATGACCAACAAGTTTTATTCCTTAGCATTAGAACTAAGTCATATAAACGCACTCTCGCTAAGCTGGACACTCGTACACCCTATAACCGAAGACAGTCCGTTATATAATTTCACTGAAGACGATTTTAAGAAAATACATGGTGAAATCCTGGTCTTCATTACCACTTTTGATGATATGTTCAGCAATACCGTAGCAGCAAGCACCTCGTATACTTTTGATGAAGTTGTTTACGGCGCCAAATTCGAAACTATGTACGACAGAAGTGATGACGGCTCTAAAACCATTCTACATTTAGACAAATTAAACCGTTTTGATCCCGTAAACCTTGCCTAA
- a CDS encoding polysaccharide deacetylase family protein, whose amino-acid sequence MNLSQKLGYPEETKLLLIHADDAGLSHSENRATIQALEAGFVNSYSIMMPCPWSFEMVNYAKNNPQFEHGVHLTLTCEWENYKFGPVAPISEVSSLVDKNGHFYKSRADFFSNAKATEVKKELRAQIERALHFGLQPTHIDSHMYSVGVSPEFLEIYKALGKEYNLAVFLNKAFIESVNLTSESFDFENDIVVEHLHIGHYDYFVKDEQKKYYSSVLDNMVPGLNAILIHPAFDDDEMKAVTINHPNFGSKWRQIDLEFFTSPECKLKLEANNIQLITWKEIKGLNN is encoded by the coding sequence ATGAATTTATCACAAAAACTAGGATATCCGGAAGAGACTAAATTATTACTCATACACGCTGATGATGCCGGATTATCGCATTCTGAAAACAGAGCTACCATACAAGCACTTGAGGCAGGATTCGTAAATTCTTACAGCATAATGATGCCTTGCCCATGGTCTTTTGAAATGGTCAATTACGCAAAAAACAATCCCCAATTCGAACATGGGGTTCACCTAACCCTAACCTGTGAATGGGAAAACTATAAATTTGGTCCGGTTGCACCAATTTCAGAAGTTTCTTCATTAGTAGATAAAAACGGGCACTTTTACAAAAGTAGAGCTGATTTCTTCAGTAATGCAAAAGCTACAGAAGTAAAAAAGGAACTTCGCGCTCAAATCGAAAGAGCCTTACATTTCGGTTTACAGCCCACTCATATAGACTCACATATGTATAGCGTAGGAGTATCTCCCGAATTTTTAGAGATCTACAAAGCCTTAGGCAAAGAATACAACTTAGCTGTTTTTCTGAATAAAGCTTTTATTGAATCTGTTAATTTAACGAGCGAAAGTTTCGACTTCGAAAATGATATTGTGGTCGAACACCTTCATATTGGTCATTACGATTATTTTGTAAAAGACGAACAAAAAAAATACTACAGCAGTGTACTGGACAATATGGTTCCTGGATTGAATGCCATTTTGATACATCCGGCCTTTGATGACGACGAAATGAAAGCTGTCACTATAAACCATCCCAATTTTGGTTCAAAATGGAGACAAATAGACTTAGAATTTTTCACCAGTCCGGAATGCAAATTAAAACTTGAAGCGAATAACATTCAGCTGATTACCTGGAAAGAAATCAAAGGATTAAACAATTAG
- a CDS encoding RNA-binding S4 domain-containing protein, protein MRIDKYLWCVRYYKTRNMVTEACKKNHITVNGQVAKPSKEVFPTDRITFRKDQITQIITVLDIPESRVGAKLVDIYRKNETPAEAYAHLELLKLSKEHYRKSGTGRPTKKDRRDIDEYGNEIFDEEEGD, encoded by the coding sequence ATGAGAATAGATAAATACCTGTGGTGCGTACGCTATTACAAGACCCGAAATATGGTTACCGAAGCCTGTAAAAAGAACCACATCACTGTAAATGGGCAGGTTGCGAAACCATCAAAAGAGGTTTTCCCGACCGACAGGATTACCTTTAGAAAAGATCAGATTACGCAAATCATAACCGTACTTGACATACCGGAAAGTCGTGTTGGAGCAAAACTTGTTGACATCTATCGCAAAAACGAAACACCAGCCGAAGCTTATGCTCACCTGGAGTTGCTAAAACTTTCTAAAGAACACTATCGCAAAAGTGGAACCGGAAGACCCACCAAAAAGGACCGTAGAGATATTGATGAGTATGGTAATGAGATATTTGATGAGGAGGAAGGAGATTGA
- a CDS encoding shikimate kinase, producing the protein MKKIVLLGYMGCGKSTIAQNLSKITNIPFLDLDKCIENRVNLSINEIFEQHGEIYFRKLEHEIFVELLQSSENSIIGLGGGTPCYANNHELLKNDGVTSIYLKASIETLYNRLVHNKSKRPLIADMNEEEMREFIAKHLFDRSFYYNQAQHKVTVDGKSVEETVQDIIAILA; encoded by the coding sequence ATGAAAAAAATTGTGTTATTAGGTTATATGGGGTGCGGAAAGTCAACAATTGCCCAAAATTTGTCGAAAATTACAAATATTCCGTTTTTGGATTTGGATAAATGTATCGAAAATAGAGTCAATTTATCAATAAATGAAATTTTTGAACAACATGGGGAGATCTATTTTAGAAAATTAGAGCACGAAATTTTTGTCGAATTGCTTCAATCTTCAGAAAATAGTATAATTGGTTTGGGTGGAGGAACGCCATGTTATGCAAATAACCATGAATTATTGAAGAACGATGGTGTTACTTCAATTTATTTAAAAGCCTCCATAGAGACATTATATAATAGGTTAGTTCATAATAAGAGCAAGCGTCCCTTGATTGCTGATATGAATGAAGAAGAAATGAGAGAGTTTATTGCGAAACATTTATTCGACCGAAGCTTTTATTACAACCAGGCACAACATAAAGTCACGGTTGATGGCAAATCAGTCGAAGAAACGGTTCAGGATATTATAGCGATACTAGCTTAA
- a CDS encoding phosphoribosyltransferase family protein, producing the protein MNKNIILTNQEIEHKIKRIAYQIYETFVDEDEVVIAGIASNGSVFAQKLAVALGNISNLKVSLCEVKVDKQNPQSPIQTSLPASEYANKGLVLVDDVLNSGTTLIYAVRHFLDVPLKKFKTAVLVDRNHKKYPVKADFKGISLSTSLLEHVQVVFDENGGDYAFLS; encoded by the coding sequence ATGAACAAGAACATCATCTTAACGAATCAGGAAATCGAACATAAAATAAAACGTATCGCTTATCAAATTTACGAGACTTTTGTTGACGAAGACGAAGTTGTGATAGCCGGAATCGCCTCTAATGGATCTGTTTTTGCTCAAAAACTGGCAGTAGCTTTAGGCAACATCTCAAATCTGAAAGTCTCTCTTTGCGAAGTTAAAGTTGACAAACAAAATCCGCAGTCACCCATACAAACTTCTTTACCGGCCAGCGAATACGCTAACAAAGGATTAGTCCTTGTTGATGATGTCTTAAATTCCGGTACTACTTTAATATACGCAGTTCGTCATTTCTTAGACGTTCCGCTTAAGAAATTCAAAACTGCAGTACTTGTAGACCGAAATCATAAAAAATACCCCGTGAAAGCTGATTTCAAAGGAATCTCTCTTTCCACCTCTTTATTAGAGCATGTTCAGGTTGTTTTCGACGAAAATGGCGGTGATTATGCCTTCTTAAGCTAG
- a CDS encoding FKBP-type peptidyl-prolyl cis-trans isomerase: MNKFKYYFILLLAGIAIVSCNKNDDDDVETVPLRDYKEQYKADSDSIMKYLKSNYIKSVSANFDIEIEKIPVGGAQVSIWDQTVYPLQNRVVYSNDVYYTVYYLSLRKGTGAAPCNYDKISAAYSGNTLNNKVFDTSYGLPRDFSLEPYIAQPVIEGWPEILPQFKVGTATMATDGSGVITYDNFGAGVMFLPSGLGFYGSGQTDIPAYSCVVFSFKLLGLQRLDHDFDGVFDYQEDLNGDGYLYDFRNTTKYPKPPANLIDDTDGDGLADFIDVDDDGDGYTTFLEITKPAGKVGKVVENGVEVNYGVSKYYPFDPVADNPNTLNVDETELWAIPRKPTGALTDPSKPESAANPKKFVDEDYKAIGRKRIHLDNTYPYKN; the protein is encoded by the coding sequence ATGAATAAATTTAAATATTATTTTATTTTATTACTTGCCGGTATTGCTATCGTTTCGTGTAATAAAAATGATGACGATGATGTAGAAACGGTTCCTTTAAGAGATTACAAGGAGCAGTACAAGGCTGACAGTGATTCGATTATGAAATATTTAAAGAGCAATTATATTAAAAGCGTCAGCGCTAATTTTGATATTGAAATAGAAAAAATTCCGGTAGGAGGAGCGCAAGTTTCTATTTGGGATCAGACCGTATATCCTTTACAAAATAGAGTGGTTTACAGTAATGATGTTTATTATACCGTTTATTATTTGTCTTTAAGAAAAGGTACAGGTGCTGCTCCTTGTAATTATGATAAAATTTCTGCGGCATATTCGGGGAATACATTAAATAATAAAGTTTTTGATACCTCTTATGGTTTACCTAGAGATTTTAGTTTAGAACCTTATATAGCGCAGCCTGTAATAGAAGGTTGGCCGGAGATTTTGCCTCAGTTTAAGGTGGGGACAGCTACAATGGCAACAGACGGTAGTGGCGTGATAACTTATGATAATTTCGGGGCAGGTGTGATGTTTTTGCCTTCCGGATTAGGGTTTTATGGTTCGGGTCAGACCGATATTCCTGCTTACTCTTGTGTAGTTTTTAGCTTTAAATTATTAGGTCTTCAAAGATTGGACCATGATTTTGATGGTGTTTTTGATTATCAAGAGGATTTAAATGGAGACGGTTATCTGTATGATTTCAGAAACACAACAAAATATCCGAAGCCTCCTGCTAATTTGATTGATGATACTGACGGTGATGGTTTGGCTGATTTTATTGACGTTGATGATGACGGGGATGGTTATACTACATTTCTGGAAATTACAAAGCCTGCGGGTAAGGTGGGTAAAGTTGTAGAGAACGGTGTTGAGGTTAACTATGGAGTAAGTAAGTATTATCCTTTCGATCCGGTTGCAGATAATCCTAATACACTAAATGTAGATGAAACGGAACTTTGGGCTATTCCTAGAAAGCCAACTGGAGCGCTTACTGATCCTAGTAAGCCGGAGTCTGCCGCAAATCCAAAAAAATTTGTTGATGAGGACTATAAAGCAATAGGAAGAAAAAGGATTCATTTAGATAATACGTATCCTTACAAAAATTAA
- a CDS encoding MerR family transcriptional regulator: MVNNIKTVFSIKDLENLSGIKAHTIRIWEKRYNILEPMRTDTNIRLYNLQNLQKLLNITLLHEYGYKISKIATYPDEKIPQLVREIISKKNSQNFAITSFKMAMMNFDQEIFFNTFDWLISEKTFKEVFKEHFLPLLKELGLLWQSETITPANEHFMSHLIKQKILIYTESLQIQKPTKTDRIFVLSLPLNEIHQIGLLYLQYEILSKGYKTIYLGESMPVENLQDLTKHFDNITFISFMTVQPDRSVINQYVKSMGQKLLLKNNEIWLMGKMVEHIDQRNLPDRIRIFDSMDETIERI, translated from the coding sequence ATGGTAAACAACATAAAAACTGTTTTCAGCATTAAAGACCTTGAGAACTTATCCGGAATAAAAGCACATACCATTCGTATCTGGGAAAAAAGATATAACATTCTTGAACCTATGAGAACGGACACCAATATCAGACTTTATAATCTGCAAAATCTCCAGAAACTTTTAAACATAACATTATTACACGAGTACGGTTATAAGATTTCTAAAATCGCTACTTATCCTGACGAAAAGATCCCACAATTGGTTCGTGAAATCATTTCAAAAAAGAACTCGCAGAACTTCGCCATTACCTCATTTAAAATGGCCATGATGAATTTCGATCAGGAAATATTCTTCAATACTTTTGACTGGTTGATTTCTGAAAAAACATTCAAAGAAGTTTTCAAAGAACATTTTCTTCCCTTATTAAAAGAATTAGGCTTATTATGGCAATCGGAAACCATAACTCCTGCAAATGAGCATTTCATGAGTCATTTAATCAAGCAGAAAATACTCATTTACACCGAAAGCCTTCAAATACAAAAGCCAACCAAAACCGATCGCATTTTTGTTCTTTCCTTACCCTTAAACGAAATTCACCAAATCGGATTGCTTTATCTTCAATATGAAATTCTGTCTAAAGGCTACAAAACCATTTATTTAGGAGAAAGCATGCCGGTCGAAAACCTGCAGGATCTCACAAAACATTTTGACAATATCACTTTTATATCCTTCATGACTGTTCAGCCGGATCGTAGTGTTATCAATCAATACGTAAAATCAATGGGGCAAAAATTACTTCTAAAAAACAACGAAATCTGGCTTATGGGCAAAATGGTCGAACACATTGACCAGAGAAATTTACCGGACAGAATCCGTATTTTCGATTCTATGGACGAAACAATAGAAAGAATATAA
- a CDS encoding phytoene desaturase family protein has protein sequence MKKTIIIIGSGFSALAASCYLAQQGNSVTIYEKNETIGGRARQFKKDGFTFDMGPSWYWMPDVFERFFNDFNKKPSDYYELIKLNPAYRVYFGVEDFISICDNLEAIQTTFETIETGSSKKLAAFIKEAKSNYDIAIKDLVYRPGVSPLELITPQTALKLNQFFSTVSRDVRKNFKNERLIQILEFPVLFLGAKPTKTPSFYNFMNYADFGLGTWHPKTGMFDVVRGIEKLALELGVTIKTNSVIEKIVVTNKITTGVLIDGKHIQADIVLSGADYHHTETLLDKPHRSYSEAYWESRTFAPSSLLFFVGFDKKIENTTHHNLFFDVDFNQHAIDIYDQPKWPEAPLFYANFPSKTDETAAPKGMESAFFLIPLAPGIKDTEALREEYFEKIITRFEQITQQKIKNNIIFKKSFCKNDFVADYNAYKGNAYGMANTLLQTAFLRPKLKSKKVKNLFFTGQLTVPGPGVPPALISGKLVAELIHKSIRS, from the coding sequence ATGAAGAAAACCATCATCATAATAGGGTCTGGCTTCTCTGCATTAGCAGCCTCTTGTTACCTTGCCCAGCAAGGGAACAGTGTTACCATTTATGAAAAAAATGAAACGATTGGTGGTAGAGCCAGACAGTTTAAAAAAGACGGTTTTACTTTTGATATGGGACCAAGTTGGTATTGGATGCCCGATGTTTTTGAACGTTTCTTTAACGATTTCAACAAAAAACCTTCCGACTATTACGAGCTTATTAAACTCAATCCGGCCTACAGGGTTTATTTTGGAGTGGAAGATTTTATAAGTATTTGCGACAACCTTGAAGCCATACAGACTACTTTTGAAACCATCGAAACCGGAAGCAGTAAAAAATTAGCCGCTTTCATCAAAGAAGCAAAAAGCAATTACGACATTGCCATTAAAGATTTGGTTTATCGCCCCGGAGTTTCGCCTTTAGAATTAATCACCCCTCAGACCGCTTTAAAACTAAATCAGTTCTTCAGCACCGTCAGCCGTGATGTCAGAAAGAATTTTAAAAACGAACGTTTGATTCAAATTCTAGAATTCCCGGTTTTATTTCTTGGAGCAAAACCAACTAAAACGCCATCCTTTTATAACTTCATGAACTATGCCGATTTTGGCTTAGGAACCTGGCATCCGAAAACCGGCATGTTTGATGTTGTACGTGGAATTGAGAAACTGGCTCTTGAACTTGGAGTTACTATTAAAACCAATTCTGTTATTGAAAAAATAGTTGTAACCAATAAAATCACAACCGGAGTACTCATCGACGGAAAACATATTCAAGCCGATATTGTTTTAAGCGGTGCCGATTATCATCATACCGAGACTTTGCTTGACAAACCTCATCGTTCTTATTCTGAAGCTTATTGGGAAAGTCGAACTTTTGCTCCCTCTTCCCTGCTCTTCTTTGTGGGCTTCGACAAAAAAATAGAAAATACAACACATCACAATCTGTTTTTTGATGTCGATTTTAATCAGCATGCAATTGATATTTACGATCAGCCGAAATGGCCTGAAGCTCCCTTATTCTATGCTAATTTTCCATCAAAAACAGATGAAACTGCAGCACCAAAGGGAATGGAAAGTGCATTTTTCCTGATTCCATTAGCTCCCGGAATTAAAGATACTGAAGCACTTCGAGAAGAATACTTTGAAAAAATAATCACTCGATTTGAACAGATCACGCAGCAAAAAATCAAAAATAATATTATATTTAAGAAGTCATTTTGCAAAAATGATTTTGTAGCAGATTACAATGCCTACAAAGGAAATGCTTACGGAATGGCAAATACCCTATTGCAAACCGCCTTTTTAAGACCCAAGCTGAAAAGCAAAAAAGTCAAAAATTTATTTTTCACGGGGCAATTAACTGTTCCGGGTCCGGGTGTACCGCCCGCCTTAATATCAGGAAAATTAGTAGCTGAGTTAATTCATAAATCTATTAGATCGTAA
- a CDS encoding tetratricopeptide repeat protein, with product MKHLFFLSFMMITFSSFAQSATGYFDKALKKAEAGNTKGAIADYTKAISMNSKFVEAYQNRGVAKLKLNDLKGASADFSKTIDLDSMNADAFTGRANVNYKLQNYQGTIEDCTASLGLNPKDYIAYNLRGLAYNKIGDKKNCCKDFSKAIELGSQSAIKNKATFCK from the coding sequence ATGAAACATTTATTTTTTCTATCATTTATGATGATTACGTTTTCGAGTTTTGCACAATCTGCAACCGGTTATTTTGACAAAGCCCTAAAGAAAGCAGAAGCCGGAAACACAAAAGGTGCCATTGCAGATTACACCAAAGCAATTAGTATGAACTCCAAATTTGTTGAAGCTTACCAAAACAGAGGTGTTGCGAAACTAAAGTTGAATGACTTAAAAGGAGCTTCAGCCGATTTCAGTAAAACAATTGATTTAGACAGCATGAATGCAGATGCCTTTACAGGCAGAGCCAATGTAAATTACAAATTACAAAATTATCAAGGCACTATAGAGGACTGCACTGCTTCTCTTGGTTTAAACCCTAAAGATTATATTGCCTACAACCTAAGAGGTTTGGCGTATAATAAAATTGGAGATAAAAAGAACTGCTGCAAAGATTTCTCAAAAGCAATTGAGCTAGGCAGCCAAAGCGCTATAAAAAACAAAGCTACTTTTTGTAAATAG
- a CDS encoding transketolase, with amino-acid sequence MKPNTQQLSDLTIQVRRDILRMVHAVNSGHPGGSLGCTEFLVTLYQNIMDRKEGFDMDGIGEDLFFLSNGHISPVFYSVLARSGYFPVSELATFRLLNSRLQGHPTTHEGLPGVRIASGSLGQGLSVALGAAQAKKLNGDNHIIYSLHGDGELQEGQNWEAIMYASAKKVDNVIATIDLNGKQIDGTTDEVLAMGSIRAKFEAFDWDVLEIKEGNNIDAILAGLNDAKSRTGKGKPVCILLHTEMGNGVDFMMHTHAWHGKAPNNDQLASALAQNTSTLADY; translated from the coding sequence ATGAAGCCTAACACACAACAATTAAGCGATTTAACTATCCAAGTAAGAAGAGATATTCTTCGAATGGTACATGCTGTCAACTCTGGTCATCCAGGCGGATCACTAGGTTGTACTGAATTTTTGGTTACTTTATACCAAAATATTATGGACCGTAAAGAAGGTTTTGATATGGACGGAATTGGAGAAGATCTTTTCTTCCTTTCAAACGGGCATATTTCTCCAGTTTTTTATAGCGTTTTAGCCCGTAGTGGTTATTTCCCTGTTTCGGAATTGGCTACGTTTAGACTTTTAAATTCTCGCTTACAAGGACATCCTACGACACACGAAGGATTACCTGGTGTTCGTATCGCTTCCGGTTCATTAGGACAAGGTTTATCTGTAGCTCTTGGAGCAGCTCAGGCTAAAAAATTAAATGGCGACAATCATATCATTTACAGCCTACACGGTGATGGTGAATTACAAGAGGGTCAGAACTGGGAAGCCATCATGTATGCTTCTGCTAAAAAAGTAGATAACGTTATTGCTACTATCGACCTTAACGGAAAACAAATTGACGGAACAACAGATGAAGTTCTGGCAATGGGAAGTATCCGCGCTAAATTTGAAGCTTTTGACTGGGACGTTCTTGAAATCAAAGAAGGAAACAATATCGATGCTATCCTTGCCGGTTTAAATGATGCAAAATCAAGAACAGGAAAAGGAAAACCGGTTTGTATTTTGTTACACACTGAAATGGGTAACGGAGTTGACTTTATGATGCACACGCACGCTTGGCATGGAAAAGCACCAAACAATGATCAATTGGCAAGTGCTTTAGCTCAAAACACATCAACTTTAGCAGACTATTAA
- a CDS encoding SGNH/GDSL hydrolase family protein: MKKTFIILLLFITTKTFSQDMKTDWANISKYSKENQALKLEPENKNRIVFMGNSITEGWKTYDPDFFSNKNYINRGISGQTSSQMLVRFRADVISLKPKLVIILAGVNDIAQNNGPIELEDILGNIISMAELAKQNNIKVILSSVLPALDFKWRKGLEPAEKIIKLNEMIQNYCKENQIIYTDYFSKMSDDQKGLDRKYTLDGVHPTLAGYKIMEPLVEEAIQETLK; encoded by the coding sequence ATGAAAAAGACTTTCATTATACTATTGCTTTTTATCACTACAAAAACTTTCAGTCAAGACATGAAAACAGATTGGGCCAATATCTCTAAATATTCAAAAGAAAATCAAGCTTTAAAACTAGAACCGGAAAACAAAAACCGAATTGTTTTTATGGGAAACTCTATCACTGAAGGATGGAAAACCTATGATCCTGATTTTTTTTCGAATAAAAATTATATCAATCGAGGCATCAGCGGCCAAACCTCCTCGCAAATGTTGGTACGATTTCGAGCAGATGTAATTTCTTTAAAACCAAAATTGGTGATTATTCTTGCCGGAGTCAATGATATTGCACAAAATAACGGTCCGATTGAACTCGAAGATATTCTCGGAAACATTATTTCGATGGCAGAATTAGCCAAACAAAACAACATTAAAGTGATCCTTTCATCCGTACTGCCCGCTTTAGATTTTAAATGGAGAAAAGGATTGGAACCTGCCGAAAAAATAATCAAACTCAATGAAATGATTCAAAACTATTGCAAAGAAAACCAGATTATTTATACAGACTATTTTTCAAAAATGAGCGACGATCAGAAAGGCTTGGATAGGAAATACACTTTAGATGGTGTACATCCTACATTGGCCGGATATAAAATTATGGAGCCTTTAGTAGAGGAAGCTATTCAGGAGACATTAAAATAG
- a CDS encoding transketolase family protein, with the protein MKKYTNTGSKDTRSGFGAGMTELGQKNENVVALCADLIGSLKFDDFKKNHPERFFQIGIAEANMIGIAAGLTIGGKIPFTGTFANFSTGRVYDQIRQSVAYSDKNVKICASHAGLTLGEDGATHQILEDIGLMKMLPGMTVINTCDYNQTKAATLALADHHGPAYLRFGRPVVANFTPADEPFVIGKAILLNEGSDVTIVATGHLVWEALIAAEALEAKGISAEVINIHTIKPLDEEAILKSLAKTKCVVTAEEHNILGGLGESVSRVLALNNPAPQEFVAVNDSFGESGTPEQLMEKYKLNNQAIVEAVERVIKRK; encoded by the coding sequence ATGAAAAAATATACAAATACAGGAAGTAAAGATACTCGTTCGGGTTTTGGAGCGGGAATGACAGAATTAGGTCAGAAAAACGAAAATGTTGTGGCATTATGTGCCGATTTAATTGGATCATTAAAATTTGATGATTTCAAGAAAAATCACCCGGAGCGTTTTTTCCAAATTGGTATCGCAGAAGCGAATATGATTGGAATCGCAGCTGGTTTAACCATTGGAGGAAAAATTCCATTCACAGGAACTTTCGCCAATTTCTCAACAGGAAGAGTTTACGATCAAATTCGTCAATCTGTTGCTTACTCTGATAAAAATGTAAAAATCTGTGCTTCTCACGCTGGTTTAACACTTGGTGAAGATGGAGCAACACACCAAATCCTTGAAGATATCGGTTTAATGAAAATGTTACCGGGAATGACTGTAATTAACACTTGTGATTACAATCAGACTAAAGCTGCCACTCTTGCATTAGCAGACCACCATGGTCCCGCTTATTTACGTTTTGGACGTCCTGTAGTAGCTAACTTTACTCCTGCTGATGAGCCTTTCGTAATTGGAAAAGCTATTTTATTAAACGAAGGTTCTGATGTTACCATTGTAGCTACCGGACATTTAGTTTGGGAAGCTCTTATCGCTGCTGAAGCTTTAGAAGCAAAAGGAATTTCTGCTGAAGTAATCAACATTCACACAATTAAACCACTTGACGAAGAAGCTATTCTAAAATCATTGGCCAAAACAAAATGTGTGGTAACTGCAGAAGAGCACAACATCCTTGGAGGATTAGGAGAAAGTGTTTCCAGAGTACTTGCTTTAAACAATCCAGCTCCACAAGAATTTGTAGCTGTAAACGATAGTTTTGGTGAATCCGGAACTCCGGAACAATTGATGGAGAAATACAAACTAAACAATCAAGCGATTGTTGAAGCTGTAGAAAGAGTTATCAAAAGAAAATAA